Part of the Verrucomicrobiota bacterium genome, CAACGTCACGATGGAGGGGGAGGAGCTGCGGGCCCTCCTCGAAGCAGGCCTGCCGCTGAGCGATGGCACCACGACGGGGCCAATCGTTCCCGATTACGAATACAATGAGCAGAGCCTCTGGAGTGCCGCTCTTTTGAGCCTGTTGCCCGTCCTTTTGATTGTCTTGATCATTTTCTTCCTGATCAGGCAGCAGATGAAGACCGCAGGTCGCGGAGCCATGAACTTCGGCAAGAGCAAGGCCAAGCTCCTCACAATGGACCGCAACAAGGTGACCTTCAAAAACGTGGCTGGGGTGGAAGAGGCCAAGGAAGAGGTCTGGGAGCTGGTGGAGTATCTCCGCGACCCCAAGAAATTCCAACGACTGGGCGGAAAGATTCCCAAGGGCGTGCTTTTGGTAGGCCCTCCCGGCACGGGCAAAACCCTTTTGGCCAAGGCCATCGCGGGCGAGGCCGATGTCCCTTTCTTCAGCATCAGTGGTTCGGATTTTGTGGAGATGTTCGTGGGAGTGGGGGCCAGCCGGGTCCGCGATATGTTCGAACAGGGGAAGAAGAATGCGCCCTGCTTGATTTTTGTAGATGAGATCGATGCGGTGGGTCGCCACCGAGGGCACGGCATGGGAGGCGGGCACGATGAACGGGAGCAAACGCTCAATGCCTTGCTGGTGGAGATGGATGGGTTCGATACCCAGGAAGGGGTCATCATCATCGCGGCCACCAACCGCCCCGACGTCCTCGATCCGGCGCTCTTGCGGCCTGGTCGCTTTGATCGCCAAGTGACCGTCAATCTTCCTGATGTGAAGGGACGCGAGGAGATTCTCCGAGTGCATTCCAAGAAGGTGAAAATTTCGGCGAATGTCGATCTGGGGGTGGTCGCTCGCGGCACCCCCGGGTATTCCGGAGCGGAGTTGGCGAACGTCATCAACGAGGCAGCGCTTTTGGCTGCACGCAAAGGCCTGAAGGGAATCGGCTTGGCTGAGTTGGAAGAAGCGCGCGACAAGGTGCGGTGGGGTCGCGAGCGACGCAGCCTGGCCCTGAGCGAGAAAGAGAAAGAAAACACCGCCTTCCACGAGGCCGGGCACGCTCTTTTGAACGTCCTGCTCGAGAACACCGACCCTCTTCACAAGGTCACCATCATTCCACGGGGTCCGGCTCTCGGCATGGCCATGTCTCTGCCCTTGGAGGACAAGTTCAGCCAACGCCGCTACGAGCTTTTGGATGAGTTGGTCATGATCATGGGCGGAAGGGTGGCCGAGGAGTTGGTCTTTGGAAACTACACTACGGGGGCCTCCGGCGACATCCGCATGGCCACTTCCATCGCCAAGCGCATGGTCTGCGAATGGGGAATGAGTTCCGAACTCGGGATGGTCGAGTATGGCGAGAACAGCGAAAATGTGTTCCTGGCTCGCGATATGGGGCGCTCCAAGAACTACAGCGAGAGCACCGCGGAAAAAATCGATTCCGAGGTCAAGCGCTTCATCGACGATGCCTACGCCAAGGCGCAGCAGATGATCGGTGAAAATCGGGACGCGCTCGAAAAAATCGCCCGCGCCCTGTTGGAATTCGAGACCCTGGATGGGCGGCACATTGCTGAAATCATCGAGTATGGAGAGATGAAGAATCCTCCCACGCCGCCGACCCCTCCTCAACTGCCGACGGAAGAGGCCAAGGTCGAGCCGAAAGAAGAGGGCAAACCGGACGAAGAGGGCCCCCTTCCGGGCGGACTGGCCGGGGCGCCCGCTTGATCAGGTTCCGCTTGCAGCATGCCAGAGCTACGAGCCGGGGGGCGGGCTTCAAGGAGCTGCCCCCGGGTGGAGCTCCCTCTTTTGCGAAGTAGGCCCTTCTGCCTGGGCGGAAAAAGGGGGGGTGGTGGCCACTCCTAGCAAGTCCGGTTTGACGCTCTAGGCCCACGCGGCATAGTGTCGCCACTCTGGCCGGAGGGCCTCAAGCAAACACCAGAAATACCACAAGAATCATGGCAAAAATCGCAATCAACGGCTTCGGACGCATCGGTCGCCTCGTTTTCCGCGCGCTCGTCGAGCAAGGTTTGCTCGGGGACGAGCTAGAAGTCGTGGCAGTGAACGATCTCGTCTCAGCCGACAATCTCGCCTACTTGGTGAAATACGATTCCATCCAAGGCCGCTTCCACGGAACCGTGGAAGCTCCCGATGACGACACGCTGATTGTGAACGGGCACACCATCAAGTCGCTCTCCGTTCGAGAAGGCCCGGGAGCCATGCCTTGGAAGGAAATGGGCGTGGACATTGTGATCGAGTCGACCGGGCTGTTCACAAGCGACGAAGCAGCCAAGGGCCACCTCGATGCGGGGGCCAAGAAAGTCATCATTTCCGCACCGGGGAAAGGCGATGGCGTCAAGACGGTGGTCATCGGTGTGAATGACCATGAATTGACGGCCGACCACGACATCATTTCGAACGCCTCCTGCACCACCAACTGCCTGGCCCCTATGACCAAGGTGGTTTTGGATGAATACGGTATCGTGGAAGGTCTCATGACCACGGTGCACAGCTACACCGCGACCCAGAAGACGGTCGACGGAGCCAGCCGCAAGGATTGGAAGGGCGGACGTTCCGCAGCCATCAATATCATTCCAAGCACCACAGGGGCGGCCAAAGCGGTCGGTCTCGTGCTGCCCGAGGTGCAGGGCAAGCTGACGGGAATGGCCTTCCGCGTGCCGACGCCTACGGTTTCGGTGGTCGACCTGACGGTGAAGACCGAGAAGGAAACTTCTTACGAAGCCATCTGCGCCAAGATGAAGGAGGCCTCCACGGGCAGCCTGCAAGGGGTGCTCGGCTACACGGAAGACGAAGTGGTCTCGAGTGACTTCATCCACGATCCGCTTTCCTCGATCTTCGACGCTGGTTCGGGGGTCGGCTTGAGTTCGACCTTCTTCAAGCTTGTCAGTTGGTATGACAATGAATGGGGTTACTCGAACCGCTGTGTCGAGCTGACCCGGAAAGTAGTCGGCCTTCTCTGACCGAATGTGAGTTTCAACTGCGCCCCCGGCTTGCTGCTTCGTCGCACCGGGGGCGCCTTCTTTTCCTATGGCCAAGCTCAACGTTCAAGACCTCGACGTCACCGGCAAACGCGTCCTGGTGCGGGTGGATTTCAATGTCCCCCTCCAGGACGGTCTCATCACGGATGACACCCGCATCCAAGCGGCCTTGCCCACGATTGAGGAACTTTCTCACAAGGGGGCGAAAGTCATTTTGATGTCGCACCTGGGTCGACCCAAAGGCCAGCCCAACCCGGAATTCTCCCTCCGCCCCGCCGCCGAACGCTTGAGCGAATTGCTGGGCAAGCCGGTGGCTTTTGCGAAGGACACCATCGGAGAGAGCGCCCAGAGCACGGTTGAGGCCTTGGAGAATGGGCAAGTCGCCCTGCTGGAGAATGTTCGTTTTCACTCCGAGGAAACGGAGAACGAAGAGGGGTTCGCCCAGGCGCTGGCCCGCTTGGGAGAAGTCTATGTCAATGACGCTTTCGGCACGGCCCACCGAGCGCACGCCTCCACGGCGGGGGTGTGTGCCTCGATCGAGCTCTGCGCGGCCGGCTACCTCTTGCAGAAAGAACTCCAGTATCTCCAGGGAGAGCTGGAGGAGCCGGATCGCCCCTTTTTGGTGATTCTCGGGGGAGCGAAAGTCTCAGACAAAATCGAAGTCATCAAGGCCCTCCTCGACAAGGCCAACGCCATCATCATCGGCGGTGCCATGGCCAATACGTTTCGCCACGCGCAAGGCTATCAGATGGGCAAGAGCCTCAAGGAGGACGACAAGGCGGATCTGGCGATTGAGCTGCTCAAGTCAGCGGAATCCAAGGGAGTGCAGATGCTTCTGCCGATCGATACGCGGATCACCCAGGAATTCAAAGAGGGGGCCGAAACCAAGGTGACCGAACCCTTCGGGCAAGGGGGGGAGGTCCCGGCTGATTGGGAAGGCATCGACATTGGGGACAAGGCGATCGAGAACTTTCGAGCGGTCATCCAGGGCGCTGGCACCATCGTGTGGAATGGGCCGATGGGGGTCTTCGAAATCGAAGCCTTCTCCAAAGGCACTCGGGAGGTGGCTCGCGCCATCGCCGAGAGCCGTGCCATCACCATCGTGGGTGGGGGTGATTCGGTGACCGCCGTCAAAAAGTTTGGCTACGCGGAGCAAATGACCTTCATTTCCACGGGTGGGGGAGCTTCGCTGGAACTGCTGGAAGGCAAGACCCTCCCTGGAGTGGCGGCTTTGACCGACGCCTGAGCCCTAAGATTCTTCCCTCAACCCTGACCCAAAATGCCCCGCCGACCCATCGTTGCCGCCAACTGGAAAATGCACATGACGCAAACTGAAACGGAGGAATTCCTTCGTCCTTTCCTGCGTTACTTCACGGAAAAGTCCGCCGCGGACGTGGTGCTCTGTCCCACCTTCACTTCGCTCACCACGGCCCAGACCTTTCTCAAGGAGTCCCCTGCGGTGGAGTTGGGCGCGCAAAATATGTCGGCCGAGCCCGCCGGCGCGCACACCGGAGAGATCAGCGCCCGCATGCTCTTGGAGTGTGGGGTGAAGTATGTCATTCTCGGGCATAGCGAACGCCGCTCCCTCTACGGAGAGGACGATGCGCTCATCAACAAGAAGGTGCTGGCGGCCCACGAGGCCAAGCTGATGCCGATTTTCTGTGTCGGCGAGACGCTTGAGGAAAGGGACGCGGACCAGATCGAAGCCGTGCTCCGCGGGCAACTGGAGGCGGGCTTGGCCGGACTGGGACCGCGCCGCATGGTCAATACCGTGATCGCCTACGAGCCGGTTTGGGCGATCGGCACCGGGCGCACCGCGACCCCGGAGCAGGCCCAGGAAGCCCACGCTTTCGTTCGCCAAGTGCTAGGCGAGATCTTCGATGAAGACACCGCGAGCAAGGTGCGCATCCAGTATGGCGGCAGCATGAAGCCCAACAACGCGGCCAAACTCCTCAGCCAGCCGGACGTGGACGGTGGCCTGGTAGGGGGAGCCAGTCTAGAAGCACCGAGTTTCCAGGAAATCGTGCGGGCTGCCGTGGAACAGGCGAAGGGCGAGGCTTCGTCCCAGCCGACCGGATGAGGCGGCTCTCCCAGCGGACCGGGCCGTTTGGTCTCCGCTCACCAAAGCGGGATGTCTTGGCCCGGCTCCGGCAAGAGCACTTCGCACGCTGGCATGTCCGCGCTTAGGGTCTGCTGGAACCATTCGCTGGCCTGGCGGTCGCCGTGAACCAGGAAGATCTTTTTTGGCTGTAGCTGATTGGCATAAGCGCGCAAGGCCTCGCGGTCGGCGTGGCCGCTGAAGTCAAAGCGCTCTACTTGGCACTCGAGAGGCACCGTTCTCTGCCGGGGATCGAGTTCGATTTGCTCGCCCGGTTGGGCTGCCAGAATTTTTCCGGCTGGGGAGTCGGGGTCGGCGTAGCCCACGAAGAAGAGCCCGTTGCGGGAGTTGGGGAGGAAGTGGCGGGCGAAGCCGTTGGAGACGGTGTTTTCGGTCATCATGCCGCTGGAAAGAGCGTAGAGGCTCCCCGGGCTGTAGCGAATGGCCTTGCGGCGTTTGCGGGAGGCGACGGTGACCGACATCTGATCCAGGATGCGAAAGCCCGGGTAGTGCCGGGGCCAGCGGTGAGCGAACTTGTCGTAAATGGTGGTCATCTTGGTGCTCAAGCCGCCGATGTGAATGGGCGCATTGCGGATTTTTCCGTCGATCTTGAGCTGATTGAGCGTCAGGAGGAGTTCTTGGGTTTTGCCGATCGCAAAGACGGGAATGAGGACGCCTCCCGCCCGGTCGAAGGTCGCTTCGATGCAGTCCGCCAGTCGTTCAATTTCACGGGCCCGCGAGAAGCCGGGCGGGCGAGGGGCGTCGCCTCGGGTCGTTTCCATGATGAGGACGTCGACGGGTTCTTGAGGGAAGTTGGCCCCTTGAAGAATGGTCTGGGAGTCGAAATTGACGTCGCCCGTGTAGAAGAGGCGCTTCCCTCCGTGCTCCAAAAGCACCCCGGCCGCGCCCAGAATGTGGCCGGCATCGTGGAAGCTGACCACCACCTCACTGCGATCGAGGTAAAACGCCTTTTCCAAACCATGGCCGCGGATGCCCGGAAAGAGGTCGTCCAGCTCGCCGTGGCTGAAGAAGGGATACTCGGTGATGTCCAGCTCCTCGCGTTTCGACATCATGACGTTGACCGAATTGTGCAGCATGGCCTCGGCCAGGGCCCGGCAGGGTTCTGTCATGTGGACTTCGGCCGCCGGGTGTTGCCGCATGAGCACCGGCAAGCTGCCCACGTGATCGAGGTGAGAGTGGGTCACGAGGATGGCGTCCAGGACCTCATCGCGAATGGTTTGGTGATGGGGGAGCGATTCGCGAGCTTCCCGCTTTGGATGCATCCCGCTATCCAGCACCAACTTGGTTCCCCCCACTTCCAGGTAGTAGGAGTTGGCACCGATTTCGTTGGCGCAGGTCAGGTTGCGAAAGAAGTGGGTCATGCCGAGCGGAGAGGGCGGAGCCTCGGGGCAAGAAACGGAAGGGTCAAGAGGCTTAGACCGGGGACCAGGAGCGGCAAGGCGGTCTGGGATTCGCCCAGAAAGACAAAGACGACCAGAAGATAGGTCGCCCCTGCCATGAGCGTGAAGAGCCACCGGTCTGCTTGGCTGCGGGGAAGACAGGCCCAGAGTAATAGAAAGGCCAAGAAGGGAGGAGCGAGGTTCCCGAGCAGGCCCGCCCGGGCCAGGGAGAGGGTTTCTTTCGATTGGATTTCCCGCAGGATGAATTGGGCCAGATGGGCATGGGCCGCCGCCAGGGAAAGTCGGCCTCGAGGGCCGTCCAGAGAACGGTCGGCTTCTTGATCGCTCCCCGCGACGACTAGGGAGTAGTCTTCGAGAGGCCGCGCTAGGTCGGCCAGGCCGCTCGCTAGATCGGAGGCTGTCACGCGATCCAGCGAGAGGGCGTCCGCGTCCAGCAGCAGGCCGCCGTCGGCGCTCG contains:
- the ftsH gene encoding ATP-dependent zinc metalloprotease FtsH, giving the protein MSQDPSSSGGPSQQKSPPESGGFNWRGLVLISVALLLIVLAFTTRGNDRNIESVSYPKFREIWASSQLVIDEENPLKIVREEGRTREYIEGTYLTTKEGKEVKQAFRTVINVTMEGEELRALLEAGLPLSDGTTTGPIVPDYEYNEQSLWSAALLSLLPVLLIVLIIFFLIRQQMKTAGRGAMNFGKSKAKLLTMDRNKVTFKNVAGVEEAKEEVWELVEYLRDPKKFQRLGGKIPKGVLLVGPPGTGKTLLAKAIAGEADVPFFSISGSDFVEMFVGVGASRVRDMFEQGKKNAPCLIFVDEIDAVGRHRGHGMGGGHDEREQTLNALLVEMDGFDTQEGVIIIAATNRPDVLDPALLRPGRFDRQVTVNLPDVKGREEILRVHSKKVKISANVDLGVVARGTPGYSGAELANVINEAALLAARKGLKGIGLAELEEARDKVRWGRERRSLALSEKEKENTAFHEAGHALLNVLLENTDPLHKVTIIPRGPALGMAMSLPLEDKFSQRRYELLDELVMIMGGRVAEELVFGNYTTGASGDIRMATSIAKRMVCEWGMSSELGMVEYGENSENVFLARDMGRSKNYSESTAEKIDSEVKRFIDDAYAKAQQMIGENRDALEKIARALLEFETLDGRHIAEIIEYGEMKNPPTPPTPPQLPTEEAKVEPKEEGKPDEEGPLPGGLAGAPA
- the gap gene encoding type I glyceraldehyde-3-phosphate dehydrogenase, with the translated sequence MMAKIAINGFGRIGRLVFRALVEQGLLGDELEVVAVNDLVSADNLAYLVKYDSIQGRFHGTVEAPDDDTLIVNGHTIKSLSVREGPGAMPWKEMGVDIVIESTGLFTSDEAAKGHLDAGAKKVIISAPGKGDGVKTVVIGVNDHELTADHDIISNASCTTNCLAPMTKVVLDEYGIVEGLMTTVHSYTATQKTVDGASRKDWKGGRSAAINIIPSTTGAAKAVGLVLPEVQGKLTGMAFRVPTPTVSVVDLTVKTEKETSYEAICAKMKEASTGSLQGVLGYTEDEVVSSDFIHDPLSSIFDAGSGVGLSSTFFKLVSWYDNEWGYSNRCVELTRKVVGLL
- a CDS encoding phosphoglycerate kinase, which codes for MAKLNVQDLDVTGKRVLVRVDFNVPLQDGLITDDTRIQAALPTIEELSHKGAKVILMSHLGRPKGQPNPEFSLRPAAERLSELLGKPVAFAKDTIGESAQSTVEALENGQVALLENVRFHSEETENEEGFAQALARLGEVYVNDAFGTAHRAHASTAGVCASIELCAAGYLLQKELQYLQGELEEPDRPFLVILGGAKVSDKIEVIKALLDKANAIIIGGAMANTFRHAQGYQMGKSLKEDDKADLAIELLKSAESKGVQMLLPIDTRITQEFKEGAETKVTEPFGQGGEVPADWEGIDIGDKAIENFRAVIQGAGTIVWNGPMGVFEIEAFSKGTREVARAIAESRAITIVGGGDSVTAVKKFGYAEQMTFISTGGGASLELLEGKTLPGVAALTDA
- the tpiA gene encoding triose-phosphate isomerase; its protein translation is MPRRPIVAANWKMHMTQTETEEFLRPFLRYFTEKSAADVVLCPTFTSLTTAQTFLKESPAVELGAQNMSAEPAGAHTGEISARMLLECGVKYVILGHSERRSLYGEDDALINKKVLAAHEAKLMPIFCVGETLEERDADQIEAVLRGQLEAGLAGLGPRRMVNTVIAYEPVWAIGTGRTATPEQAQEAHAFVRQVLGEIFDEDTASKVRIQYGGSMKPNNAAKLLSQPDVDGGLVGGASLEAPSFQEIVRAAVEQAKGEASSQPTG
- a CDS encoding MBL fold metallo-hydrolase — encoded protein: MTHFFRNLTCANEIGANSYYLEVGGTKLVLDSGMHPKREARESLPHHQTIRDEVLDAILVTHSHLDHVGSLPVLMRQHPAAEVHMTEPCRALAEAMLHNSVNVMMSKREELDITEYPFFSHGELDDLFPGIRGHGLEKAFYLDRSEVVVSFHDAGHILGAAGVLLEHGGKRLFYTGDVNFDSQTILQGANFPQEPVDVLIMETTRGDAPRPPGFSRAREIERLADCIEATFDRAGGVLIPVFAIGKTQELLLTLNQLKIDGKIRNAPIHIGGLSTKMTTIYDKFAHRWPRHYPGFRILDQMSVTVASRKRRKAIRYSPGSLYALSSGMMTENTVSNGFARHFLPNSRNGLFFVGYADPDSPAGKILAAQPGEQIELDPRQRTVPLECQVERFDFSGHADREALRAYANQLQPKKIFLVHGDRQASEWFQQTLSADMPACEVLLPEPGQDIPLW